The sequence GGAAGTGAGTATTCACTCTTAGAGTGAGCTGGACCTCACTCTAAATCTGATGGccttggggaattccctggtggcctaatggttaggactctgctttcattGTTGAGgatttgggaactaagatcctgcaaaccaaTCAAGCAGTCAATCATCCTGAAGGTCTTTGGGCCCAAGAACTTGGTGAGGAGGGAGAAGATATGTGAATACAAAAAATTGTATGAGgaagtttgtgtatgtgtgatctTTAATCAGGATCCTTGGTCGCAAGTGACAGAAATCCTCTTAGGCAACAAGACAGAACAGAGACATATTGATTGCTTTACCTAACTGATGATCCAACATATAAAGAAATAGGTTCTTTGTTGTTCTGAACAGAAATGAAAGGGATTGCATTATTCGTTCATTAAATAGACTGTTagaattaaaatgtgaatttttatttctttagctaGGATTATGATGGAATAATCTCTTTGGAACTGCACTTCCTTCATTGTGGAGGAAACTAAAGTGAAAAAAGGCAATTCTTGCCTTCAAAGGAGATTGTCAGATCCTATTAATTCTACCTCTGAAatagttccttttatttttttagtatttgaatGGTTGcctgcatgcttttttttttaacatatatttttatttggctgcaccaggtcttagtttcagtTGTGGGagatgggatctttagttgcaggaaGTGGgcactagttccctgaccagggattgaaccctggccccttgcattggaagtgcccAGTCTTACCCACTGAGGAAATCCCTCTGGTATTGTTTACTGTTTTGAAAATAGAcagtggttcaatccctagtctgggaactgAGAATCCCACGAGCTGTGAgccaaaccagaaaaaaaaaaaaatcctaaaacagaaagtatacatatatatatatatatatacacacacacacacacacacacacacaactgagtcAATGTGCTGTGCAGCAgattgattaagaaaaaaaactagGGCCTCCATTTAGTTAGGCCAGGGCGGGGCCGAGAGGTGGGCGGAGTCTAGATAGGAAATAGGAGGGGCCAGATGGGCGTTGGGCGGAGCCTGGGAGAGCCCGGGTGTCTGGGTGAACGCGCAGGTTCCACCTGGAAGTCAACATCATGGTGTCCCCCGTGGTGTACTTGGTGGTGGCGGCTCTGCTTGTCGGGCTTATTCTGTTCCTGACTCGCGGCCGGGGCCGGGCGGCAGCAGGTAGGAGATGCCGCCGCGCCAGGGCCGGTGGGGCCACGCGTCCTCTTATCTCCTCAGTCTGTGTAGGCCGTGGAGCCGCGGCTCACGCGCATGCGCGGACTTGCCAGGCGCAGCTGACCAGATCTCCGCGCCTTCCACCTCCCGCAGGCAGCACGCCTGAGCATGCGCGCAAGGCGGCGACCAGCAGCTCGCTGCAGTGCAGATGCCAGCTCGCGGACCGAGTGGCAGGGTCCCTACACCTTTTTCCTGGCCCCCAAAGAGAGCGTGCCCTCATCTCCTCGCCCCTGGCCCTCCCTGAGGGCCAGGCCCTGGCAGACACTACCATCCTTCTGCGTCCGTTGAGCGATCCACAGGGGTTTCCCATCCCTGCCAGGCCGGCTCCAGAGCCGCTGATGAGAAGGGGGCCACTAAGTGTTTTCTACCTACCTGTGAACAGAAAAGAGTATGAGGTGGCTCCAGCAAGCTCTCTCCTTACCCCTCAAGAACACCCATGTGTGCATGCACCCTCCTCCCTGTTTTGCATCCCTCCCGGAAGGCCGTGTCAGCTGCCAGGGCACGTAACAGATACACCTGTCATCCTCCACCCTGGCCCCCTCTCCATCATTTCTTTATCGgcatatgagtttgggtataTGTCCCTCCCCTTCCTTGGGCCCACAAGCTATTCGCAGCATCTTTCAGGGGCAGGGGACAGAGAAGCTGAGGTAAGGCAAATAGCCAACAAGTCTTCCTGGGAGGAGAGACTTCACCTTCAGGTCCGCTCTCTAATTGGAGTTCCGGATAAAACCGTGGCAGGTGGTGTTAGGCAAAAGATTAATACAGTCCTGCTGTGGGCATTCATTCAGATGAGGCCTGGAGAGGTCAAGGTGGGCTTCTGGAAGAGGTAGAACAGCTCCATTTTGCAGGGTGGTAGTCTCCTGACAGGTCAGCTGGAAAGATGGGGCCTTAAGAGGAAAGAAGGGTATCAACAGAGGTGGGAGGAAAGGAGTGCTCTTGCTGCACTGGACCAAGGTCAGGGTTTGGGTTATGAAAGACTCCACAGTCAGGCTGAGAAATTAGGACTTTGTTGTGGGCAGCAGGAGCTTGGAGGAAATTGAGCAGAGGAGAGTGAGGCTTCCAGGATGCTGTTCCCCCTGCCAAGAGGTGAGTTGGGCTGCCAGAGAGAATCATGGTGCTTCTCTTCCCTACAGCTGCCCAAGAGTCTTTGCACAATGAAGAGGTACCCGCAGCAGCAGGCCGAGTGGCTCGGCCTCAGCCCTTAGAGCCCGAGGAGCAGAGAGCTGCAGGCAGGCCCCGGCGCCGGAGAGACCTGGGCAGCCGCTTGCAGGCCCAGCGTCGAGCCCAGAGAGTGGCCTGGGCCGATGAGAATGAGGAGGAGGCCATCATCCAAGGTGAGAGGGGCCCAGCCTGGTGGAGAAGGGGCCTGGGTTAGAGGGTGAGGTGACCCCAAAGCTGGGCAAAAGAATGCAGTGTGAAGCCGTAGTGTGGGAGGAATGTCTGGGAATCATTGGATGTGGTTAGGagacactttgttgttgtttagtcgctaagtcatgtctgactcttttgtgagtccatggagtcctctgtcctgggatttcccaggcaagaatactggagtgggtttccatttcctcctccaggggatcttgccgacccagagatcaaacccacgtctctgcattggcaggtggattctttaccactgagctaccagggaagcccctaggggAGACTTAGGACCCATCCTTTGTTCCCTGGGGACTGGCAGCTCTGGACCCTGATCCCTATTCCATTGGGCCAACCCCTTCTTCCTTCATTTAGGCTCTCAGTGTCCAAACAGAAGGGCAGGAGTCTTTAGAGTGACCTAGAGAATTCTTCAGTCCACTCCTTCTATCCCAGCACTCTTCCTTGTGGGGGTACACTCATTCTCTGAGGGCTTCACCCAAGGACTCAAGTGCCCTCTTTATGGCTATGTAGTGTctaatgtcggagaaggcaatggcaccccactccagtactcctgcctggaaaatcccatggatggaggagcctggtaggctgcagtccatggggtcgctaggagtcggatacgactgagcgacttcactttattttttcactttcatgcattggagaaggaaatggcaacccactcccgtgttcttgcctggagaatcccagggacggtggagcccagtgggctgccgtctatgggatcacacagagtcagacacgactgaagcaactaagcagcagcagcagcagcgtctaATGTTATCATCTATTTTCTTGCCCCATGGTTCACTCACCCCTCTCCCAAACCTAACACACACATCCCAGACAAATTTCTGCATGGCAGAGGCTTTAAGAGGAGAGCTGGGCTAGTGGTATTTGCAAGTGAGTGGAAGGAAATCCCCCTCAAGGAGAGCAACAAGAGAGAAGGTGAATATCATCCGTCTTCTGTGGCCAGGACCTGACGTGTTTTTCTCTGACCATACTCAGCCCAAGAGGAAGAAGACATAGAGAAGCCAGTGGAAACTCACTTGTCAGGGAAAATTGGAGCCAAGAAACTACGGAAGCTGGAGGAGAAACAAGCACGAAAAGCCCAACGTGAGGCAAGCAGGAGGGATGGGGTGCAGCTCTGAGAGGTGGGAAAGGGCCCTGCCTTCCATGTCTCCTATGTAGTAGACCGTCCCCTCATGTTGGGTGGGTGTTTGATGCTTGCCTAACTCCATCTCCTGTAACCATGGTCTTTGGCCTGACCTGGCCTGTTTGGGAGGTGGGCAGGCTCTGGCTGGAGGTGGAGATGTCCCAACTATGAAAGCCTTTCTCCAGGCAGAGGAGGCTGAGCGTGAGGAACGGAAACGCCTTGAGTCACAGCGTGAAGCAGagtggaagaaggaggaggaacggcttcgcctggaggaggaacagAAGGTGAGCCAGGCCCCAGAAGCTGACTTCTGTCTGCTGCCCAGGCAGCCTTActtcgtgtgtgtatgtgtgtgcatgcatgtgcatgctcgcgcacgctcagtggtgtccaagtctttgtaaccccatggtctgtaggccatcaggctcctctgtccttggaattctccaggaaagactgctggagcaggttgccatttcctactccaaggaatcgtccgatccagggatcaaacccacgtctcttgcatttcttgcattagcaggtgaattctttagcgctagcgccacctgggaagccctcttgctTCCCATGCCGCTTCCCTGCACCTGCAGCCTAGAAGAGGGGCTGTGAGCCAGGTGCAGGCCCTGATTTATTTGCTTTCTGTGTTCTGGGCACAGCTTCTATAAAGCTGCTGCTGAAAAATGAGCCTGAAACCGAAATTTTGTGcatgtaatttattgaacacACCTGAAGCATTTGAAGAACGCTGAGACAGAGTGGCTAGAGCAGggtaaggaagaaggaaagggatcagagaggtgaggtggggcggggggactCTGAATCCTGAGGCCCTTTGGGCCACTAAAGAACATTGTAAGAGATGGTGGATCATATCTATAGCAGGTTCTGTTCAGGGCCTGGCATAGAGAAGATGCTTGGAGAATGGAGAGCACTGCAGTAAGTGTGGTGAATCAGCCTTTGTTTGCCAGGTGCTTCCTTCCTTTTGAGAATCAGGTGCCCAGGAAGGGCACCACCATAAAGTTGTGGGGTGTATAGAGTAAGAGCCTGGGCTGCCCAGCTGGGAAGACCCCATAGCCTGGTACCTTTGGCCTCTGACTGGCCTTGTTATTCAGGGACACTGGATGTCCAGAAAGCCTGGTTCTGGATGCTGTGACAAATGCGCTGGAACACAGCAGAAgatttcagtcactaagtcgtgtccaactctttgcgatcctgtggagtgcagcatgccaggctcctctgtcctccactgtctccacagtttgctcaaattcatgtccactaagtcagtgatgccatctaaccatctcatcctctgccgccaccttctccttttgtcttccatctttcccagcctcagagttcACTTTTCTCTGATTATAATTGTAACATTTAATTATAACATTGATTATAATAATGCACCTAAAGTATTCTGGGGC is a genomic window of Bos mutus isolate GX-2022 chromosome 13, NWIPB_WYAK_1.1, whole genome shotgun sequence containing:
- the DDRGK1 gene encoding DDRGK domain-containing protein 1 — protein: MVSPVVYLVVAALLVGLILFLTRGRGRAAAAAQESLHNEEVPAAAGRVARPQPLEPEEQRAAGRPRRRRDLGSRLQAQRRAQRVAWADENEEEAIIQAQEEEDIEKPVETHLSGKIGAKKLRKLEEKQARKAQREAEEAEREERKRLESQREAEWKKEEERLRLEEEQKEEEERKAQEEQAQREHEEYLKLKETFVVEEEGVGETMTEEQSHSFLAEFINYIKQSKVVLLEDLASQVGLRTQDTINRIQDLLAEGTLTGVIDDRGKFIYITPEELAAVANFIRQRGRVSITELAQASNSLIAWGRETPAQAPA